attaattttcaatttatttaacagTTTTAACCAGTTTGAAACATAATATTTATATGTGTTGATGAACATGGCCCGGCTTTCTTGAAGTTTGTAGTTTCCTCGAGAAATTGTTCGGATTTGACATATTCTATGAGCAAAGCGATTAGTGTGCACAATAGCAACgaagaattttaaagaaatttatgaAGATAAGACCTAAATTAATGGAATCTACTGCCAAACAGCggaaaattgtgtttttttttctcttcagcatATAAACAGAACTAAATATTCgcatgaaaatgaatattagCTTATATGGAATGGTTTTTTTGCAGTAATAAAGTTTTCCTCTATTGATATCAAAAATAATCCAGGACTTAAAATGTTTATGGAACTAACTATACGAGTTTCTAGTTCATATCAACCTTTTTGTTGGCAAATCAGTGCTATTAGTTAAGCGCATGTATATATTTTAAATAGCgctaaattttctcttttagaagaggagaaaatgaTGGATGACAGAAATaaggaagaatttcttttgagaTGTAAAATATTGCAAGTATGTAAAGGTTAAACATACATCTTGGGTGTTTCCAAGTAGTGGAAGTTTGGATGCTATGTACTTGGGAAAAGTTTATAGAAGTGTGGTTTTGCACTAAATTTCGATTAGGGGATTTTAAGTGGAGAACTTAATGGGAACTTCTCCAACGATACTAGTGAATGAAGATGGAAATGAGACATTTCGAAACGGAACAGCGGAATGCGGTTTGACTGGCTTTTCTGTTTAAATTCTAGCGCGTTAAACGACAAAGTTGATTGACATGCCCATTCAAACTCTGttagtgccgtttttttttattctcccactTGCTGCAAACTTTTACGAGCAAGCCAGACCCTGTTCAGTAAAatgttgtgtgtatgtgttgcTAACTGGTTTGATTGTATAGAGCTCGAAAATCGTTGGAAAATCGAGTCGATGTGGACGAAGATCGATGTGCTGAACTCGAAACGAAACTTCGTGAAGCTCAAGCCCTTCTGCATGAAACTGAAAGCAAGAGTGAAGAGGTGATCACCTATCCGGTGCTAATCCTTTTAACAATTCCATCTTAGTTCCTAACGAACCACGGTTAGGTTCATGTTGTTCATTGTGCACTTCTTCCACCATGTCCCTTTGCCTGTCTTGTCCTATTTCCATGTAGCAAGCGGGAGGTATGCTAcggcttttcttctttcccatATTTGCTTCGTCGTAGTCATTTCCAATCTTAGTGGGAAATGAGCATTAAGAATTTAGTATGGCACAGCTTTTATACGGTTCAGTGTACGCAAGGTGATGGAAAACCGCTCATTCCAAGATGAGGAGCGCGCCAACACGATTGAAGCTCAACTGAAGGAAGCTCAGTTGCTTGCCGAGGAAGCCGACCGAAAATATGATGAGGCGAGAAAACAGCGCGATCGTATATAGTTTAGACTCACCAGCAAAGTGTGCGAATTCTTGCGTCTCTAACCGTCGTCGTCGAATTATGGATTGATTTGGGTTCACTCACCGTGTGCATGCATGTGATATTCCTTAACTGTATACAGTGACTGCCGAGTAGAGTTTATGTGTCAGCCAGTATAGAAGGAGTGCTTCCTAATCGAAAACCCTTTAGGTCGCCCGTAAGTTGGCCATGGTTGAAGCTGATCTCGAGAGAGCCGAAGAACGTGCCGAAGCCGGAGAGAAGTAGGTTTACGatgtttttgctttattttcctACACAAACTATATTTTAGCGGTAGTTCAGCTTTGCATCTGcgctttattttcattaaccACCTTCTTTAATTGGAGTAATTACTAGCTGACTACTTACTTAATTTCTAAGTAACTCTTCTATTTGAAAGTGAACGAATTTTTAAAGCTGCAATACCATTGTTGCTCTGAAGAaactttttgtagaaaataaattcagCAGGGATTACGATTCAAGGGTGATATTTTAAATACTTTCTACTGGaagttttcttgtttctatttgcatttttctggaaaatgacTTGACATGATGAAATGGAAAGGATTTCATATATTAAGTTTCCCAATTTTTTGTGTTCGCAACATTTTTTGTCAccaaagtttgaaaaacatGGGCCATTCTCATTTTGCGATCATTAGTGggatttttgactttttctagatttctaTGTTAGTGATTTCGAAACCCTCGAAACCTTTCTCATCACGaagcgactttttttttctttttgaaattgaatgagCCTTACAATGGTAGCAGTGGTACAGTGTAGCATAAAAATACGCTCCTAGAACTAGTAGTGCTCgatttttttacgatttttctGTTAGTTTTGTAAGTGCTAATACAAAGAACCTAATAGTATAGCAAGATCGTCGAATTGGAAGAGGAATTGCGTGTGGTTGGTAACAACTTGAAGTCTCTCGAGCTATCCGAAGAAAAAGCACTCGAGAAGGAAGACATTTTTGCCGATCAACTCCGTCAGCTTGACTTCAGAATGAAAGAGGTTCGAAAACGACGGTCGAAGTCGCTATGAGTGCCTCATTTCCTGGCGTTGTTCGCACTCGAACACCTCTCGTCACCATCGTCAACTTGAGCCGAACAATAACCAATCTCACTCTTAAAATCGTTCGTTGATCCTCCGGAAAACACCTCGTTTCAATGGCTCTAACCATCTGCTTTTATAACTAACTCTGACCTGAATCGTATATGGTTTTGAGTCCTTCTGATCCTCTATCTGCAGGATGCATTTGAAgaaaagcattttttaaaatttattttgcctTCTGAGCTTTTCTATCAATGAATCCTGTCCAGTCCACCATGAGTTTCTGCTTTAATACCATATAACCTTTCACTAATCCCTTTCATTTCTTGTGCAGGCGAGCGGTTGAAGCAGAGCGCGACTTGGCCGCAGTTGCTacaaatttacgaaaaaaggaaaccatTGAAGAGAAGGCGCTGCAACGCGAAAATCACATTGCTGTTCATGTTTCGGCGCTCGAAAGTCGACTAAAAGAGGTGTGAACGCATAAAATCGCAATACATCACATTGTGTTGTGATCGTGTTGTGATATTTGCTTCGATTGTGCTGCAATTCATTCGCTGCGAAATACCTTCTGTACATCTGTTGTTGTGATTGTGACGGCATGAAAAGCCGGAATTGTGTTGTGAACAATGTAAATGGTTGTGTTTTGTCTACAGCAAGATCGTCGAACTCGAAGAAGAGCTCCGTGTCGTCGGTAATAACCTGAAATCACTCGAAGTTTCCGAGGAAAAAGCCCTACAACGTGAAGACTCGTACGAAGAGCAGATCCGTACCATCTCTGCTCGTCTGAAGGAGGTAGCATGAATGCAAAACCCTTTTTTTCGTAGTCCATAGTGATTCAGTGTAGAATGTCCAGGCTAGTAGGTTTTCATGTGTTGTAGTTGGTCTGCTGAGACACTGCTGGAAGGAAAgttattttcaagattttagtTATGGCTTTGAAGAGCTTCTGAAGAGTTCTTCAAGGTCTAGTGCCTTACTAAACAAGTTCCTAGTGGAATATCTGGAAAATAGTCTAGGTTTAGAACTGAGTAATCGGTCTTAGAAAGAGTTTGCTCGATTGTCATGCAAgaaacttttgcttttttggttttatgtGGCTAATTATCGGGTGAGAACTATAAAATTCGATAGAAAACGTTTTCATTGCAACCTGGAGAGTGTGTTCAATGAAGAGACGCAGACATTTGCTTCTGTACAACCATTTGGCTTTAGGTGATAGGAGTTTTTATCAGACCTCAATCACTTTTGCAAACACGGCGGAAGACATATCTTGTTTGTTGGTTTTCGTTTCTTATGGGTTTTCAAAGCACCTTACTTGGAACACGCCAGAAAACCAACAGATTTAGgtctttcctactttttcactagaaataaaataagaatgtcTGAAGAAATTCCTCAGAAGCTATTAAAAGACCACAAattctatcttttctttttgttcaataGGTACTTCCAGCAGTGCTAGTCGTGTGTCATCCCGTAGATTATCCTCGAGGATTATCCTAGAGAAAGACCGTCTATCAATCATTATTGCAGCTCTTAGCATTTTACCTCTTTTTTAAGGCTGAAACCCGTGCAGAATTCGCTGAACGTTCCGTACAGAAACTGCAGAAGGAGGTCGACAGACTTGAAGGTAAGTTATCCTCCTTTGAATTCTTTGCATTCTCCAAAGGGGGTAGGATGTTGTTATTGATGTAAAATGTGTGGCAACAGCGACGAATGTTCGCAATGTTCTTGACTTGTGGCTGACTGCATTCTTTCGCCGGCACCATGCATCTTCCGAGAATTTGCGCCCCCTCACTGCGTGAAAATGCGCTCGCGTTCCTGATTAATGTGTAACAGAGCGCGCGGTTTGCGCTTCGTGTCGAAGCAGTGCACACACGTGTACACATGTGGGAGGTTCGTCGAGCTTTTTCAATGTTCCGATGTAGTAAACGTTGGTACGGTGGTGTCTGTTTGTTGTACTTATCCAGATCAGAAATTTAGTCAGTTGAGGGAGGGTACAGAGATGCAACGAAGAATTTTGTGGCAGTGGGTTAGTACGAGTGTAGTTGCACTATTGTTTCTTCTAAGTGAACAGAGTGGAAGCATCACTCCAACGATCTGAAACCTTTTTGAACTTCATTAATATATGGTTTCTCTTGCGATCATTGCAACACAATACAAATTAGCTCAAAGTTCTGGAAAAGAGTGAGATTCAGAACTAGTGTGTGAATTTCGAACTCATGCACAAATTCAGACATCTATTCGAACATGTCGTTTGAAATATAAttcaaatttagaagaaagaaagcgtCCATAGAAAATGTGGCCGTCGGGAACTATTTCCAAGATGGTTAAATGTCCtggattttgttttatggATACATTTAGAACTTATTAGCTAGTAGTTTTCATGGATTTGTTAGATTAGTTGACAAAAATTGATCAACTTTGgaattttgaatgtttcagaaggtgtttataaaaaaaagtgctattaTAATTAAGATTTCAGAATGTGTAGTTTTTTGTCTCGTAtaatgaagaagaacagaatGCTGCTTGGTGGGATAAAACTACGCATACAGCTGTTTTCACTGTTCGACAGCAATTAATATTCACCTTGCAGTCTAATTCCACCCTGCCAAAACGGTGGTGACCGTTTCGATGCGGAATTTAAATTCATTGctctgaaggaaaaagaggacAATTTAACCGTTAAACGAGCGTTTTTGTCCTCGTACtgaaggaaggaaaaacatGCCGTATGTATGTGGAATTAACCAGTACGTGGAACCTCACAGATCCTGTAACATGATAGATCAACTGACTGAATATCTGACCTATTTTGTTGTACAATCTGTAAAATGTCATGTGAACAGTGTTAAGTGATTTTGATGTTGTTGATGTTTATGTGTTTGGTGTCTGTAGATGAATTGCTGGTGGAGAAGGAACGTGTTCGTAATCTGACCGAAGAGATCGAGCAGACCGTACAGGAAATCCAAGGATCATAAACTGTGTTAGTGTCAGTTGTCTGTCTGTTGCACGTGTTATGTGCGTCGTCAAATGTGTGTGCTCCCCTTCTGGATTTACCCGAACGCATAGAACTGGA
The Necator americanus strain Aroian chromosome I, whole genome shotgun sequence genome window above contains:
- a CDS encoding hypothetical protein (NECATOR_CHRI.G688.T1) encodes the protein MRRECDRRGAYRQSVGGAKGRERDRLSLAAPAALPSPLAESVRRFRLVVCGCTPRFTTTTIKMDAIKKKMQAMKIEKDNALDRADAAEEKVRQITEKLERVEEELRDTQKKMMQTENDLDKAQEDLAAATSQLEDKDKKVQEAEAEVAALNRRMTLLEEELERAEERLKIATEKLEEATQNVDESERARKSLENRVDVDEDRCAELETKLREAQALLHETESKSEEVHVVHCALLPPCPFACLVLFPCSKREVCYGFSSFPYLLRRSHFQSYVRKVMENRSFQDEERANTIEAQLKEAQLLAEEADRKYDEVARKLAMVEADLERAEERAEAGENKIVELEEELRVVGNNLKSLEVSEEKALQREDSYEEQIRTISARLKEAETRAEFAERSVQKLQKEVDRLEEEKDEADRKNRQLQEELDHLLTELNGV